In Stomoxys calcitrans chromosome 2, idStoCalc2.1, whole genome shotgun sequence, the following proteins share a genomic window:
- the LOC106094742 gene encoding uncharacterized protein LOC106094742 yields the protein MDREFLYIALLFSVFNIIGAWRPFYFAFDKVEHTKNVQTIGFLNCSFIRTKRNTETFCMNANLVRDMIKPQLDVLIIVEGSQNEKLEVANITNMDFCSFLEGKGAFKIMELWRNELMRSSNVPKKCPLKKGTVLNVNKFNINPDNFPPYVPEAGLRLQAILKERSVVLLTLNIHGVVKYKKSSRMRG from the exons ATGGACAGAGAGTTTTTGTATATCGCATTGCTTTTTTCAGTGTTCAACATAATTGGAGCCTGG CGTCCTTTTTATTTCGCCTTTGATAAAGTTGAACATACGAAGAATGTCCAAACCATCGGATTTCTTAACTGTTCATTTATACGAACCAAAAGGAACACCGAGACCTTTTGCATGAATGCCAACTTAGTGAGGGATATGATAAAGCCCCAATTGGATGTACTTATAATAGTGGAAGGTTCACAGAATGAAAAACTTGAAGTGGCCAATATTACCAATATGGATTTTTGTTCGTTTCTAGAAGGTAAAGGGGCATTTAAAATTATGGAACTCTGGCGTAATGAACTAATGCGCTCTTCAAATGTGCCAAAGAAATGTCCCCtgaaaaag GGAACTGTTCTAAACGTCAACAAGTTTAATATAAATCCCGATAACTTTCCACCATATGTTCCCGAGGCAGGGTTGCGTTTGCAAGCTATTTTAAAAGAGCGATCTGTTGTGCTATTGACTTTGAACATTCATGGAGTTGTCAAATACAAGAAATCATCAAGAATGAGAGGGTAG